From Elaeis guineensis isolate ETL-2024a chromosome 16, EG11, whole genome shotgun sequence, a single genomic window includes:
- the LOC105059582 gene encoding MND1-interacting protein 1, which translates to MGSNARDRSARSGRKARHAVKHQPSSSSGPSAGPSPASSSFSYPSPSPVLADGDPGIGHPISNPNANPSGAYDDNGWGYCTEEQLEELLLKNLDLVYREALNRLVTLGYDEEVALRAVLCSGHCYGSMDVLSNILQNAMEHLNSSLAATGHCDGAGGLPAKGFTDLRHLQEYSLAGMVCLLQQVRPHLTRGDAMWCLLMSDLHVGRASTIDIPAPPYPAPTPVTATGCSAACGADYAPPTTGLCEFHMAERGGGSADLPPSVRSAMRRNANASVARQRAEVASGSSSSEQPQGDGSAAAVEAGDDAGEDLVDSVLKGLEAMSLDEEGKSPDGAEDHKKEMILDLVRQIRELEGQVKERKEWAQKTGLQAARKLSNDLIELRTLRMEREENQHLKKGKQGLEDATLKRLTEMENALKKASGQVDLANAAVRRLETENAEIRAEVEASELSASESARMCLQAARKEKKLLKKVQAWEKQREKIQQEIAEEKRKIAETERKLAEVRVATKETEAKWKREIKLREQATAQAEEARRAREAAEINTKRRQEALQRKIELDFQRHKDDIQRLEEELSRLQATAASTQVNNLAFNSPNSGDADAMKALKEGNGKMHTGFNKPQESSQKLNRDRVCVICLKDDVSVLFLPCAHLVVCVNCNEDHEKGKRSCPCCNTKIDERIRVYGVSS; encoded by the exons ATGGGCAGCAACGCGAGGGACCGATCCGCCCGCAGCGGCCGTAAGGCCCGTCACGCCGTCAAGCACCAgccctcctcctccagcggcccCTCCGCCGGCCCCTCGCCGGCGTCCTCCTCTTTCTCCTACCCCTCCCCTTCCCCCGTCCTTGCCGACGGCGATCCCGGGATCGGGCATCCGATCTCTAACCCTAACGCTAACCCTAGCGGTGCGTACGACGACAACGGGTGGGGCTATTGCACGGAGGAGCAGCTCGAGGAGCTTCTCCTCAAAAATCTCGACCTGGTCTATCGGGAGGCGCTCAACCGGCTGGTCACACTCGGGTACGACGAGGAGGTGGCGCTCCGGGCGGTGCTCTGCAGTGGGCACTGCTATGGATCCATGGATGTTCTCTCAAACATCCTCCAGAACGCCATGGAACACCTCAACTCGTCGCTGGCGGCGACCGGGCATTGCGACGGCGCCGGCGGCCTCCCGGCGAAGGGGTTCACCGATCTCCGCCACCTACAGGAGTACTCCCTCGCCGGGATGGTGTGTCTTCTCCAACAAGTTCGCCCCCATCTCACGCGGGGGGACGCCATGTGGTGCCTTCTGATGAGCGACCTCCACGTGGGTCGCGCGAGTACCATCGATATCCCCGCTCCCCCCTACCCCGCCCCCACCCCCGTCACCGCCACCGGCTGCAGCGCTGCTTGCGGCGCCGACTATGCGCCGCCAACGACCGGCCTCTGCGAATTCCATATGGCGGAGCGAGGCGGCGGGAGCGCCGATCTTCCACCCTCCGTGAGGTCTGCCATGAGGCGGAATGCCAATGCATCGGTGGCACGGCAGAGGGCCGAGGTCGCCTCGGGGTCGTCGTCCTCAGAGCAGCCGCAGGGGGATGGATCTGCCGCTGCTGTTGAGGCGGGGGATGACGCCGGAGAGGATCTTGTGGACTCCGTGCTGAAGGGATTGGAGGCGATGAGCCTTGATGAGGAGGGGAAGTCACCGGATGGGGCTGAGGACCATAAAAAGGAGATGATTTTGGATCTTGTTCGCCAGATTAGGGAACTTGAGGGTCAGGTGAAGGAGCGGAAGGAGTGGGCTCAGAAGACTGGGCTGCAGGCCGCTCGGAAGCTGAGCAATGACCTAATTGAGCTGAGGACATTGAGGATGGAGCGCGAGGAGAACCAGCACCTAAAGAAGGGGAAGCAGGGGCTGGAGGATGCGACGTTGAAACGGCTGACTGAGATGGAGAATGCGCTGAAGAAGGCGAGTGGGCAGGTGGATCTTGCGAATGCTGCTGTCCGTAGGCTCGAGACTGAGAATGCGGAGATACGGGCTGAGGTGGAGGCATCAGAGCTGAGTGCATCGGAGTCTGCAAGGATGTGCCTGCAggcggcgaggaaggagaagaaattgCTGAAGAAGGTACAGGCATGGGAGAAGCAGAGAGAAAAGATTCAGCAGGAGATTGCTGAGGAGAAGAGGAAGATTGCTGAAACAGAGCGGAAATTGGCTGAAGTCAGGGTGGCAACAAAAGAAACTGAG GCAAAATGGAAACGTGAAATAAAGCTTAGAGAACAAGCCACCGCACAAGCTGAGGAGGCACGTAGAGCCAGAGAAGCTGCTGAGATTAACACCAAGAGAAGACAAGAGGCATTGCAGCggaaaattgaattagattttcaGCGCCACAAGGATGACATTCAAAGGCTCGAAGAAGAACTTTCCCGTCTCCAAGCAACTGCAGCTTCAACCCAGGTGAATAATCTAGCCTTCAATTCTCCGAACTCAGGAGATGCTGATGCAATGAAGGCATTGAAAGAAGGCAATGGAAAGATGCATACTGGATTCAATAAACCACAGGAGTCATCTCAAAAGCTGAACCGTGACAGGGTTTGCGTGATCTGTTTGAAGGATGATGTGTCTGTTCTTTTCCTACCATGTGCTCATCTGGTTGTATGTGTCAATTGCAACGAGGACCATGAGAAGGGTAAAAGGAGCTGCCCATGCTGCAACACCAAGATTGATGAAAGGATACGTGTTTATGGTGTAAGCTCTTAG